A genome region from Microbacterium sp. CGR2 includes the following:
- a CDS encoding sigma-70 family RNA polymerase sigma factor codes for MSDVATRGSRLASVFDAQRPRLRAIAYRTLGSFWDADDAVQETWLRLDRADADEIDNLDAWLTTVVSRVSIDILRGRGAPRDELDEDLPLHDGHEADPETTAARSEEIGQAMLVVLDYLTPLERLSFVLHDMFALSYDDIAPIVERSPAAARQLASRARRRVRSVDVNAERMQRADAVTAFLKASREGDFGELLQLLDPEVELRADAAVISAASPYVDAGAPLLAPVVRGADAVARVFAGRAEQARLALIGGWPGAVYAPDGEVHAAYVIRFRDGRIVGMEVVGNPADVRELDITI; via the coding sequence ATGAGCGACGTCGCCACCCGCGGATCCCGGCTCGCGAGCGTCTTCGACGCTCAACGGCCCCGCCTCCGTGCCATCGCCTACCGGACGCTGGGCTCCTTCTGGGACGCGGACGACGCCGTGCAGGAGACCTGGCTGCGACTGGACCGGGCGGATGCCGATGAGATCGACAACCTCGATGCGTGGCTCACGACCGTCGTGTCGCGCGTGAGCATCGACATCCTCCGCGGGCGAGGGGCGCCACGCGACGAACTCGACGAAGACCTCCCCCTGCATGACGGCCACGAGGCAGACCCCGAGACGACCGCCGCCCGAAGCGAAGAGATCGGTCAGGCGATGCTCGTCGTCCTCGACTACCTGACCCCGCTCGAGCGGCTGTCATTCGTCCTCCACGACATGTTCGCGCTCTCCTACGACGACATCGCGCCCATCGTGGAACGCTCCCCCGCCGCGGCGCGGCAGCTGGCGTCACGAGCGCGGCGGCGGGTGCGGAGTGTCGACGTGAATGCTGAGCGGATGCAGCGGGCCGACGCGGTCACCGCCTTCCTCAAGGCCTCCCGCGAAGGGGACTTCGGCGAACTGCTCCAACTCCTCGACCCCGAGGTCGAACTTCGCGCGGACGCCGCCGTCATCTCCGCGGCATCCCCTTACGTCGATGCCGGAGCACCCCTGCTCGCACCTGTCGTTCGCGGCGCCGACGCCGTCGCCCGCGTGTTCGCGGGTCGCGCCGAGCAGGCGCGACTGGCTCTGATCGGCGGATGGCCGGGAGCGGTCTACGCGCCGGATGGCGAAGTGCACGCCGCGTACGTGATCCGGTTCAGAGACGGCAGGATCGTCGGCATGGAAGTCGTCGGAAATCCCGCCGACGTGCGCGAACTCGACATCACCATCTGA
- a CDS encoding MFS transporter codes for MTTDAFAAPASPADEQSPEHTPTMSRRQRIALIVLLTAGFTLAVDFSILNVALPTIGAEVGFALENLQWIATAFALFSAGFTLLMGRVADLAGRRRMFLIGMALLGAGSLAGGLATSPELLLIARVAQGFATAIVIPAALALLLGAFPEGRARARALGINGSLMAAGFTTGAILGGLLTDLLSWRWAFLINVPIALAVLIVAPVVLRESRATTRTRLDVPGAITVTLGLLALVFGLTSAAEESWTSPRTVVSLAAAAVLLASFVLVERRAAFPLVPLDILTRSSVSWGNAAGLLAFATETSLVFLLTIYLQEVLHYTPLAAGLSFAVLGVGTVIGGLLGPRIIARFSSKTAIVGGLVVQGLSTLPLVLLSDDPASIWLVLSATFVGGVANLVVIVGFMVTATSGLGANEQGLATGLTTMSQQVGITLGTPIMSAVLAAVVLGSTVASENAVLAGVSAAIWVNGGLALAGALAVALFLRQSTHRLR; via the coding sequence ATGACCACCGATGCATTCGCCGCCCCGGCGTCCCCCGCCGATGAGCAGTCGCCGGAGCACACACCCACGATGTCGAGGCGACAGCGCATCGCGCTGATCGTCCTTCTCACCGCCGGCTTCACGCTGGCAGTCGACTTCTCGATCCTCAACGTCGCGCTTCCGACCATCGGCGCCGAAGTGGGGTTCGCCCTGGAGAATCTGCAGTGGATCGCCACCGCTTTCGCACTTTTCTCCGCGGGCTTCACTCTGTTGATGGGTCGCGTCGCCGATCTGGCCGGTCGCCGGCGGATGTTCCTCATCGGCATGGCGCTCCTCGGCGCCGGGTCGCTCGCCGGTGGCCTCGCCACGTCGCCCGAGCTGCTGCTGATCGCCCGAGTCGCCCAAGGATTCGCCACCGCCATCGTCATCCCCGCTGCGCTCGCTCTTCTTCTCGGCGCGTTCCCGGAGGGGAGAGCCCGTGCCAGGGCACTCGGCATCAACGGCTCTCTCATGGCTGCCGGCTTCACGACCGGCGCCATCCTCGGTGGCCTGCTCACCGACCTGCTCTCCTGGCGCTGGGCCTTCCTCATCAACGTGCCCATCGCCCTGGCGGTACTGATCGTCGCACCGGTCGTGTTGCGCGAGAGTCGCGCTACCACGCGCACGAGACTCGATGTCCCCGGTGCGATCACGGTGACGCTGGGTCTGCTCGCCCTCGTGTTCGGTCTGACCTCCGCCGCGGAGGAGTCCTGGACGAGTCCGCGCACGGTGGTATCGCTCGCCGCTGCCGCCGTGCTGCTCGCCTCGTTCGTGCTCGTGGAACGCCGGGCGGCGTTCCCGCTGGTGCCGCTGGACATCCTCACCAGGTCCAGTGTCTCCTGGGGAAATGCGGCAGGTCTCCTGGCCTTCGCGACCGAGACCTCACTCGTGTTCCTGCTGACGATCTACCTGCAGGAGGTCCTGCACTACACACCTCTCGCGGCGGGCCTTTCGTTTGCCGTGCTCGGGGTCGGAACGGTGATCGGTGGACTGCTCGGCCCGAGGATCATCGCGCGGTTCAGCAGCAAGACCGCGATCGTCGGTGGTTTGGTCGTGCAAGGACTGTCGACCCTGCCGCTGGTGCTGTTGTCCGATGACCCGGCCTCCATCTGGCTCGTGCTGAGCGCCACGTTCGTGGGAGGCGTCGCCAACCTCGTCGTCATCGTCGGTTTCATGGTCACCGCCACCTCTGGCCTGGGTGCGAACGAGCAGGGCCTGGCCACCGGCCTCACGACCATGAGCCAGCAGGTCGGAATCACGCTGGGCACCCCGATCATGAGCGCAGTACTCGCTGCGGTCGTCCTGGGCAGCACCGTGGCCTCCGAGAACGCAGTCCTCGCGGGCGTGTCGGCGGCCATCTGGGTGAACGGCGGGTTGGCGCTCGCCGGGGCGCTCGCTGTCGCCCTCTTTCTGCGGCAGAGCACCCACCGACTGCGGTGA
- a CDS encoding FAD-binding oxidoreductase has product MNARIASTSSPLDLSPLRRAVRGQVTLPGDPGFDELRLPWNRAVEQRVRAVVEAVDADDVVALVRFADEANITIATQPNGHGASGRTTDTILLRTGLLDEIHVDAEAQTTRIGAGVRSGQLQKATAEHGLTALPGSSAVVSVTGVALGGGLSWFGRAFGWVADSVRAFDVVDADARLRTVTAVSDPDLFWALRGGGGDYAIVTALELDLHPAPEVFGGRLLWSGEHARAVVDAFRAATRTAPPELTLWLELLHFPGGEPLVAIDLTYLGGEEEARSHLGALGALPAPLSDTRRRMSVAELGTITGEPTDPGAGLSRGELVENLDDDTVEALLSSPIAPLMSVQVRHLGGAFSQPSDTPHGPLTAPFAVYLFGVPGVTGSADEITEKQALVAHALPVTGRKPVTFLNPAERLSDALPQESIGRLRRIKADQDPRGLFRSNFPA; this is encoded by the coding sequence GTGAACGCGCGAATCGCATCGACTTCATCCCCCCTCGATCTCTCACCGCTGCGGCGTGCCGTCCGCGGACAGGTCACGCTTCCGGGCGACCCCGGGTTCGATGAACTCCGTCTGCCGTGGAATCGCGCCGTGGAACAGCGGGTGCGGGCAGTGGTCGAAGCGGTGGATGCCGACGATGTCGTCGCGCTCGTCCGCTTCGCCGACGAGGCGAACATCACCATCGCGACGCAGCCCAATGGGCACGGCGCTTCCGGTCGTACGACGGATACGATCCTCCTTCGCACCGGACTGCTCGACGAGATCCACGTGGATGCCGAGGCGCAGACGACGCGGATCGGCGCCGGCGTACGGTCGGGGCAACTGCAGAAGGCGACTGCCGAGCACGGCCTCACGGCACTGCCAGGCAGCTCAGCGGTGGTCAGCGTGACCGGGGTCGCTCTCGGCGGCGGGTTGAGCTGGTTCGGGCGTGCATTCGGCTGGGTCGCCGACAGTGTGCGGGCGTTCGACGTGGTGGATGCTGACGCTCGCCTGCGGACGGTCACGGCGGTCAGCGATCCGGACCTGTTCTGGGCGCTGCGCGGCGGGGGAGGGGACTACGCCATCGTCACCGCGCTGGAACTCGACCTCCACCCCGCCCCCGAGGTCTTCGGTGGTCGTCTGTTGTGGTCGGGTGAGCACGCGCGCGCCGTTGTCGACGCGTTCCGCGCGGCGACACGTACCGCACCCCCCGAACTCACCCTGTGGCTCGAACTGCTGCACTTCCCGGGTGGAGAGCCGCTCGTGGCGATCGACCTCACGTACCTGGGCGGAGAAGAAGAGGCGCGTTCTCACCTCGGGGCGTTGGGCGCCCTCCCTGCTCCGCTCTCCGACACGCGCCGACGGATGAGCGTCGCCGAGCTCGGCACCATCACCGGAGAGCCGACCGACCCGGGGGCTGGCCTCTCCCGGGGCGAACTCGTCGAGAACCTCGACGACGACACGGTCGAGGCCCTGCTCTCGTCGCCGATCGCGCCGTTGATGAGCGTCCAGGTGAGACACCTCGGGGGCGCCTTCTCCCAGCCGTCCGACACCCCGCACGGGCCACTCACCGCCCCGTTCGCGGTGTACCTGTTCGGCGTTCCGGGCGTGACGGGGTCGGCAGACGAGATCACCGAGAAGCAGGCGCTGGTGGCCCACGCCCTTCCGGTGACGGGTCGGAAGCCCGTGACGTTCCTGAACCCCGCGGAGCGGCTCTCCGATGCGCTCCCTCAGGAGAGCATCGGACGCCTGCGTCGCATCAAGGCCGATCAGGATCCGCGCGGGCTCTTCCGCAGCAACTTCCCGGCGTAG